The following are from one region of the Planctomycetota bacterium genome:
- a CDS encoding RidA family protein — MKKIISTDSAPKAIGPYSQAVVAGQFLFASGQIPINPLTNELVKAGITQQTEQVMNNLKAVMEKAGGSMDSIVKTTIYLKNMGDFAKVNEVYGKYFVSNPPARATVEVSRLPKDVDVEIDAVAFIE; from the coding sequence ATGAAGAAAATTATTTCCACGGATTCAGCCCCAAAAGCAATCGGCCCTTATTCACAAGCGGTTGTGGCAGGGCAGTTCCTCTTTGCCTCCGGGCAGATACCGATTAATCCGTTGACTAACGAATTGGTTAAGGCCGGCATTACCCAGCAGACCGAGCAGGTCATGAATAACCTGAAAGCCGTCATGGAAAAAGCCGGCGGCAGCATGGATTCCATCGTAAAAACCACCATTTACCTGAAAAACATGGGTGATTTCGCCAAGGTGAATGAAGTCTACGGAAAATACTTTGTTTCCAATCCACCGGCAAGGGCGACTGTCGAAGTCAGCCGGTTGCCCAAAGACGTGGATGTCGAAATCGATGCCGTTGCTTTTATTGAATAA
- a CDS encoding type II toxin-antitoxin system VapC family toxin produces MPKLKIYLDSSVPSAYYDKQKPARQKITQKWWDEVMKRDYTVYISQVTETELNATKNLHLRENLRNLVGNLPVLEIPDNAKGLAELYIENDIIPDEYFNDALHIAVATLNGINILASWNFVHLVNLETRRKVKGINLVKGYNEIDIASPEELGGGKYV; encoded by the coding sequence ATGCCGAAACTAAAAATATATTTGGATTCATCCGTTCCAAGCGCTTATTATGATAAGCAAAAACCGGCGCGTCAAAAGATTACTCAAAAATGGTGGGACGAAGTGATGAAGCGGGATTATACGGTTTATATATCACAGGTAACGGAAACCGAGTTAAATGCGACTAAAAATTTGCATTTACGCGAAAACCTGCGTAATTTAGTCGGAAATCTGCCTGTTTTGGAAATACCTGACAACGCAAAAGGGTTAGCCGAATTGTATATTGAAAATGATATTATACCGGACGAGTACTTTAACGATGCGCTTCATATTGCCGTTGCCACATTAAACGGGATAAATATTCTGGCAAGTTGGAACTTTGTCCACCTGGTTAATCTTGAAACCAGGAGGAAAGTTAAGGGGATAAACCTGGTAAAAGGATATAACGAAATTGATATTGCCAGTCCGGAAGAATTAGGAGGAGGAAAATATGTCTAA
- the sppA gene encoding signal peptide peptidase SppA, protein MKAWQTIFILAFLFITVLMVNGCVFMTMDLKPKEDLEEVFVSGNQKGKEKILIIPIHGTILGEEDDAPRNCVTPVKIMEILNKATNDDNIKAIILSVDSPGGGVTASDRIYKCLKEFKKSHNNIPVVTLMKDTAASGGYYISMSSDYIIAHPTTITGSIGVISIFVTLEDLLQWAKTEVIVIKSGEMKDSGSPFRMMKPQEKEFFMNIIKEMYAGFVNIVDENRKELSLEKVKELADGRVYTGRQALDNKLVDAIGYQEDAVTKAESLAGITDAKVVTYKKPRGALESAFSIQSNSDIAQLKQILLQNTTTRFMYLWLPGAE, encoded by the coding sequence ATGAAAGCTTGGCAAACCATTTTTATTCTCGCCTTTTTATTCATAACGGTTCTCATGGTAAACGGATGCGTTTTCATGACCATGGACTTGAAGCCAAAAGAAGATTTAGAAGAGGTCTTCGTTTCCGGCAACCAAAAGGGCAAGGAAAAAATACTTATCATCCCCATCCACGGCACCATCCTCGGCGAAGAAGACGACGCCCCGCGCAATTGCGTCACGCCGGTAAAAATTATGGAAATCCTGAACAAAGCCACCAATGACGATAATATTAAAGCCATCATACTTTCCGTGGATTCTCCCGGCGGCGGGGTAACGGCCAGCGACCGCATTTACAAATGCCTTAAGGAATTTAAGAAAAGCCATAACAATATCCCCGTTGTTACCCTGATGAAAGATACCGCCGCTTCAGGCGGATATTATATTTCCATGTCTTCGGATTATATCATTGCCCATCCCACGACTATCACCGGCAGTATCGGAGTCATTTCCATATTCGTTACACTGGAAGACCTCCTGCAATGGGCAAAGACAGAGGTCATCGTGATAAAATCCGGGGAGATGAAAGATTCCGGTTCGCCTTTCCGCATGATGAAACCGCAGGAAAAGGAATTCTTCATGAATATCATAAAGGAAATGTATGCCGGGTTTGTCAATATCGTAGATGAAAACCGCAAAGAGCTTTCGCTTGAAAAGGTGAAAGAACTTGCCGACGGCAGGGTTTATACGGGACGCCAGGCGTTGGATAATAAATTGGTGGATGCTATCGGCTACCAGGAAGATGCCGTTACCAAGGCCGAGTCTCTTGCCGGGATTACCGATGCCAAAGTGGTTACCTATAAAAAGCCCAGGGGCGCGTTGGAAAGCGCCTTCAGCATACAATCAAACAGTGATATCGCCCAGCTCAAGCAGATACTCCTGCAAAATACGACAACACGCTTTATGTATCTCTGGCTTCCGGGTGCAGAATAA
- the tuf gene encoding elongation factor Tu — MAKEKFQRTKPHLNVGTIGHIDHGKTILTSTITNVLAKANMSKAKSYAEIAKGGEQRGETKILTIMVAHVEYQTEKRHYAHIDCPGHADYIKNMITGAAQMDGAILVVSAADGPMPQTKEHVLLARQVQVPAIVVFLSKTDLVTDPELLDLVEVEIRELLNKYNFPGDQTPVVRGAALKALECLCAKRDCQWCGQIWKLMDALDSYIPLPVREVEKPFLMQIEDVFSIKGRGTVGTGRVERGKIKVGEAVDIIGFSKEIKKSVVTGVEMFNKELDEGITGDNVGILLRGVEKAELERGMVVAAPGSITPHTKFESEIYILSKEEGGRHTPFFAGYRPQFYFRTTDVTGKVELPQGVEMVMPGDNVKMVVELQVPVAMEEKLRFAIREGGKTVGAGVVTKVLA; from the coding sequence ATGGCAAAGGAAAAATTCCAACGAACTAAACCGCACCTGAACGTAGGGACTATCGGGCACATTGACCATGGCAAGACGATTTTAACTAGCACGATCACCAATGTTTTAGCCAAAGCCAATATGTCAAAGGCAAAAAGCTATGCTGAAATCGCAAAAGGCGGCGAGCAGCGCGGCGAAACCAAAATCCTTACCATCATGGTCGCCCACGTGGAGTACCAGACTGAAAAGCGTCATTATGCCCACATCGATTGCCCCGGGCATGCTGATTACATTAAGAACATGATTACCGGCGCCGCCCAGATGGATGGCGCGATTCTCGTTGTTTCCGCGGCTGACGGCCCGATGCCCCAGACCAAGGAACACGTCCTCTTGGCCCGCCAGGTGCAGGTCCCGGCAATCGTGGTATTCCTTTCCAAGACTGATTTAGTGACAGACCCTGAACTCTTGGACCTGGTTGAAGTGGAAATCAGGGAACTCTTGAATAAGTATAATTTCCCGGGCGACCAGACACCGGTTGTCCGCGGCGCGGCCTTGAAAGCCCTGGAATGCCTCTGCGCCAAGCGCGATTGCCAGTGGTGCGGCCAGATTTGGAAGCTGATGGATGCGCTGGATAGCTATATTCCGCTGCCCGTCCGCGAAGTCGAGAAGCCGTTCCTTATGCAGATTGAAGACGTCTTCAGCATTAAAGGAAGAGGCACCGTTGGCACCGGCCGTGTCGAACGCGGTAAGATTAAAGTCGGCGAAGCGGTTGATATCATCGGCTTTTCCAAGGAAATCAAGAAAAGCGTCGTAACCGGCGTGGAAATGTTCAATAAAGAACTCGATGAAGGCATCACCGGCGACAATGTCGGTATCCTCCTGCGCGGCGTTGAAAAGGCCGAGCTCGAAAGAGGCATGGTCGTGGCGGCTCCGGGAAGCATTACCCCGCATACTAAATTCGAATCGGAAATTTATATTCTTTCCAAGGAAGAAGGCGGACGCCATACCCCATTCTTTGCGGGCTATCGGCCCCAGTTCTATTTCCGGACGACCGACGTTACCGGCAAGGTTGAATTGCCCCAGGGCGTGGAAATGGTCATGCCGGGCGACAACGTCAAGATGGTAGTGGAGTTGCAGGTGCCGGTTGCCATGGAAGAAAAACTGCGTTTCGCTATTCGTGAAGGCGGTAAAACGGTTGGTGCAGGCGTGGTGACTAAAGTCCTTGCCTAA
- a CDS encoding class I SAM-dependent methyltransferase yields MQSDYNDFWQKHIGVKGKRFGWFRRKRYAVLAKLFPRFMLKRFPARKYHLGVASISEGDFCDIGSGLGGATALYNALSNKPAVGIDISVEAVSFAQSEKKRLGFKKVRFAVSDVFRTPFKDNSFDTVYLGQILEHLPDEHKSLREACRILKPNGLLVITVPKEDMLPSPYHVREYTTDSLKNLLKPYSNEEIAFYDFDKTRLAASLRIKK; encoded by the coding sequence ATGCAATCAGATTACAATGATTTCTGGCAAAAGCATATTGGAGTAAAAGGCAAGCGTTTCGGCTGGTTCCGCCGCAAGCGCTATGCGGTGCTGGCGAAATTATTTCCGCGTTTCATGCTTAAACGGTTCCCGGCGCGTAAATACCATCTGGGCGTGGCATCCATATCAGAAGGCGATTTTTGCGATATCGGCTCCGGGCTGGGGGGCGCTACCGCGTTGTATAATGCTTTAAGTAATAAACCGGCTGTAGGAATTGATATATCTGTTGAGGCGGTTTCATTTGCCCAAAGCGAAAAGAAACGGCTTGGGTTTAAGAAAGTCCGGTTTGCGGTAAGCGATGTGTTTCGCACGCCTTTTAAGGATAATTCGTTTGATACGGTTTATCTCGGCCAGATTTTGGAACATCTGCCGGATGAGCATAAATCTTTGCGCGAGGCCTGTCGGATATTAAAACCAAACGGTTTATTAGTGATTACGGTTCCCAAAGAAGATATGCTGCCGAGCCCTTATCATGTTAGGGAGTATACTACAGACAGCCTGAAAAACCTGCTTAAGCCTTACAGCAATGAAGAAATCGCTTTTTACGACTTTGACAAAACGCGGTTGGCCGCTTCGCTCAGGATTAAAAAATGA
- a CDS encoding tetratricopeptide repeat protein has translation MMTRLFKMLPVFLLVLAMAADAIGQEKITKEENDRCVVIIMVYDGEDTFIGKGTGFIVKEDGLVATNFHVISEAKSIKAKAIDGSVYKAKGVVFADATKDLAVLKIDAQNLPCVVLGDSDKLGKDDEVYVIGSPGMEEKHVFSKGKIIRINDPSRMSNCIQINAGASFGSSGSPLFDREGRVVGIVSEASDVVQSRNFAIPINLIKDKINNDKVKTLDEVLTGDYPEYWFWKGEAYELQEDYPQAMECYNKALGLRKDYAEAYFHLGLVYDALGKEEDAFKHFSRAVELRRDDTLMIMNLAASYDTSGNAQKAIELLEGAIKLEPEFSGLYYTLGVIYGKMKKTDMALKYYKEALELYPDYSDALCNLGVIYKDAGNIKEAADCFKRTIEINPKDDIACYHLGVIYYDSRQYKQARDLFKVAVVADKNNHEYYRYLALSYGRLGAFKESIQGFENAIRLKPDFTSAYCGLGAVYSVMGKYDEAIAVFQKAVKLDPKMDSLHMNLGSIYLAKNDIESAEKEYEALEKLNKEMANSLLEMINKKRKE, from the coding sequence ATGATGACAAGGCTTTTTAAGATGCTACCGGTGTTTTTGCTGGTTTTGGCAATGGCGGCTGACGCAATCGGACAGGAAAAAATCACCAAAGAGGAAAACGACAGATGCGTCGTGATTATAATGGTCTATGACGGGGAAGACACCTTTATCGGCAAAGGGACCGGCTTTATCGTGAAAGAGGACGGCCTGGTCGCGACTAATTTCCATGTGATAAGCGAGGCAAAATCCATAAAAGCCAAGGCAATCGACGGCAGCGTATATAAAGCCAAAGGTGTCGTCTTTGCCGATGCTACCAAGGATTTGGCTGTCCTGAAAATAGACGCCCAAAATCTGCCCTGCGTGGTATTGGGCGATTCGGATAAGCTGGGCAAAGATGACGAAGTCTACGTCATCGGCTCGCCCGGCATGGAAGAAAAACATGTATTTTCCAAGGGGAAGATAATCCGCATAAATGACCCTTCCCGGATGTCCAATTGCATCCAGATAAACGCCGGGGCTTCATTCGGGAGCAGCGGTTCCCCGCTCTTTGACAGGGAAGGGCGGGTCGTCGGCATCGTTTCCGAGGCTTCGGATGTCGTCCAAAGCCGTAATTTTGCCATACCGATAAACCTTATCAAGGATAAAATAAACAATGATAAAGTAAAAACTTTGGATGAAGTGCTGACCGGCGATTACCCGGAATACTGGTTTTGGAAAGGCGAGGCTTATGAGCTGCAGGAGGATTACCCGCAGGCGATGGAGTGTTACAATAAGGCGCTTGGCTTGCGGAAAGATTACGCAGAGGCATATTTCCATCTCGGGTTGGTGTATGACGCATTGGGTAAAGAAGAAGATGCCTTTAAACATTTCAGCCGGGCCGTGGAATTGCGCCGGGATGATACCCTGATGATAATGAATTTAGCCGCCTCTTATGATACCTCCGGCAACGCCCAAAAGGCGATTGAACTCCTGGAAGGCGCGATTAAGCTCGAACCGGAATTTTCCGGCTTGTATTACACCCTGGGCGTTATTTACGGCAAGATGAAAAAGACGGATATGGCGCTTAAGTATTACAAGGAAGCGCTCGAGTTATACCCGGATTATTCAGACGCGCTCTGTAATCTCGGCGTCATTTACAAGGACGCCGGCAATATCAAGGAAGCGGCGGATTGCTTCAAGCGGACAATAGAAATAAACCCAAAAGACGATATCGCCTGCTATCATTTGGGGGTGATATATTATGATTCCAGGCAATACAAGCAGGCGCGCGACCTTTTCAAAGTGGCGGTTGTTGCCGATAAAAACAACCATGAATATTACCGCTACCTGGCGTTATCCTACGGCAGGCTGGGCGCGTTCAAGGAATCTATCCAAGGGTTTGAAAACGCCATCCGCCTTAAGCCGGATTTCACTTCGGCCTATTGCGGGCTGGGCGCGGTCTATAGCGTCATGGGCAAATATGACGAAGCAATCGCGGTCTTCCAAAAGGCCGTGAAGCTGGACCCAAAGATGGATTCGCTCCATATGAACCTGGGGAGCATTTACCTGGCCAAAAACGATATTGAATCAGCGGAAAAGGAATATGAGGCGCTCGAAAAGCTGAATAAAGAAATGGCGAACAGCCTGCTGGAGATGATAAATAAGAAAAGAAAGGAATGA
- a CDS encoding PilZ domain-containing protein gives MPSNGTEHRKYKRYGVKGSAVQYKPDSFFSLFRSLSRKYIVLDMSTAGMQFVTKEEFKEGTHLQLQISAPHLYDQIIPVKGEVVWLRAAPELRINVVGVKFTSLALPDKSRLKSILDGAVLEKVHYAESIHLKKADKI, from the coding sequence ATGCCGTCAAATGGAACCGAACACAGGAAATACAAACGCTATGGGGTTAAGGGCTCGGCTGTGCAGTATAAGCCGGATAGTTTCTTCAGCCTCTTTCGCTCTCTTTCCCGAAAATACATCGTGCTCGATATGTCGACCGCCGGCATGCAGTTTGTTACCAAGGAAGAGTTTAAGGAAGGCACCCATCTCCAGCTGCAGATTAGCGCGCCGCATCTCTATGATCAAATTATCCCTGTCAAAGGCGAGGTGGTCTGGTTAAGGGCCGCCCCGGAACTGCGTATTAATGTGGTCGGCGTGAAGTTTACCTCGCTGGCGCTGCCGGATAAATCCAGATTGAAATCCATCCTTGATGGCGCCGTTCTGGAAAAGGTCCATTACGCCGAGTCGATACACCTGAAAAAAGCGGATAAGATATAA
- the nusG gene encoding transcription termination/antitermination factor NusG, with product MDKKWYVVRVQTGREEFLKTMLEKQIKEKGLDSFVARILVPVEKVSEIRGGKKKVVGRKLYPGYIMVEMELNDQTKVAIRETPGIGDFVGSKNPVPLQKHEVEKMLMLEHAVESGESPKIKIAFKKNDNVRIKEGAFENLEGVVEEVIPSKGLVKVLVTIFGRSTEVELEYWQLEAI from the coding sequence GTGGATAAAAAGTGGTATGTCGTCAGGGTTCAAACCGGCAGGGAAGAATTCCTTAAAACCATGCTGGAAAAGCAGATCAAGGAAAAAGGATTGGATTCATTCGTTGCTCGCATACTCGTTCCCGTGGAAAAGGTTTCCGAAATACGCGGCGGCAAGAAAAAAGTCGTCGGTCGTAAGCTTTACCCCGGTTACATCATGGTCGAAATGGAATTGAATGACCAGACTAAGGTGGCTATCCGCGAAACCCCGGGAATCGGTGATTTCGTCGGCTCCAAGAACCCGGTACCCTTGCAGAAGCACGAAGTGGAAAAAATGCTCATGCTCGAACATGCGGTCGAATCAGGCGAAAGCCCCAAGATAAAAATAGCATTTAAGAAGAACGATAACGTCCGCATAAAAGAAGGCGCTTTTGAAAACCTCGAAGGGGTCGTGGAGGAAGTTATTCCTTCCAAGGGCTTGGTTAAGGTGCTCGTGACTATTTTCGGTCGTTCTACCGAGGTCGAACTGGAATACTGGCAGCTGGAAGCGATTTAG
- the rpmG gene encoding 50S ribosomal protein L33 has protein sequence MREGIFLECTKCGDRYYRVTKNSKKTGKLELKKFCRICRSHTVHKERKK, from the coding sequence ATGCGTGAAGGTATTTTTTTGGAATGCACCAAATGCGGAGACCGTTATTACCGGGTCACTAAAAACTCTAAAAAGACGGGCAAGCTGGAATTGAAAAAATTCTGCCGAATTTGCCGCAGTCATACCGTGCATAAAGAAAGAAAAAAATAG
- the secE gene encoding preprotein translocase subunit SecE, with translation MGLKYYKKEQGKVIRIVTAICLFLMVCYGYYSLYRFVPPINTANGNYTFWGTILTKIPFFDFGINYGMIISALLCLGTCFFVYLVVLNKPKTAEFLIESEAELKKVSWPSRQQYTGSSVAVIISVVVLGLFLVSADWIFLQLMKLIRIY, from the coding sequence ATGGGATTAAAATATTATAAAAAAGAACAGGGTAAGGTTATCCGCATCGTGACCGCTATCTGCTTGTTCCTGATGGTGTGTTACGGATATTATTCGCTTTATCGTTTTGTCCCACCCATAAATACCGCAAATGGAAATTATACTTTTTGGGGAACCATTCTTACTAAAATACCGTTCTTCGATTTCGGGATTAATTACGGTATGATTATTTCCGCTCTTTTATGCCTGGGCACATGCTTCTTTGTGTATCTTGTCGTTTTAAATAAGCCGAAAACCGCTGAATTCCTGATAGAATCCGAAGCCGAGCTTAAGAAGGTTTCCTGGCCCTCCCGCCAGCAATATACCGGCTCATCGGTTGCCGTAATTATTTCCGTGGTCGTCTTGGGCCTTTTCCTGGTCTCGGCGGATTGGATATTTTTGCAGTTGATGAAACTCATCAGGATATATTAA
- a CDS encoding glycosyltransferase has protein sequence MLDLSVVIINRNTRDSVLECLSSIANNVKEITCEIIVVDNNSTDGSVQAIKEKHPQVKILENESNVGFAYAVNQGLKEAKGRYYLSLNSDTQLTPGALEKMVRFMDENLSVGMAGAQLVKENGEPQNSFDNFPGIISTLFNKSVLRLLFPSSYAGKNIARDEGIPFEVESLVGACMIIRPSALDKTGWFDQDYFVFLEETDLCLRMRKAGLKVMVIPQAKVFHFQGETKKQTLIPAKVEYLVSLYKYFRKNSSLSVYRIIRITYPFRLLCQSVFTFIGCVFTIGLVKHVRIQCYTYSYLFLWHLLWCPEEMSLKGISEKLKQMPKTVPIKWVIQDVYLDTDDLPVELDINRMPYKQGFESTLLKETRLKRLVRFKTPLGRSYLIKMYKDIHPFSWLKNRVSGDKAMRDLVLARKISYLGIPNVVPVAVGFNDKLPWTPKYYIAVTRELENACGLNNYLSRHPLAAYLPYNQNIRRRVVKAWGQMAGKIHQRGILQDDFDPNNIVLQFKGGDAEFYLFLVDFERVKILKKLLLNQQIHSLAKLSRLSVGINNTDRLTFLKGYLNTDNKTIIKTWIKQIKKEYDNNKLKDYLWAEKVSLLESSRIGRHNTKEFTVFYRKKYPENMRPGFNESEIIALLRRIKEGNTVFGPFMFIRGNKEVVGLSAKAFPHYKTAKNIWQNLNALLRIYTVPALPVALIKDKKSFNKGIIVFEPINLNRYVSGFFVNPKIQERLTGINNIGIK, from the coding sequence ATGCTTGATTTATCTGTTGTCATTATAAACCGCAATACCCGGGATTCTGTTTTAGAGTGCTTGTCATCAATCGCAAATAATGTTAAAGAAATTACCTGTGAAATAATAGTGGTGGATAATAATTCCACGGATGGCAGCGTTCAGGCGATAAAGGAAAAGCATCCGCAGGTAAAAATACTGGAAAATGAATCCAACGTCGGTTTTGCCTATGCGGTAAATCAGGGTTTGAAGGAGGCAAAAGGACGTTATTACCTGAGCCTTAACAGCGATACGCAGCTTACCCCGGGCGCTTTGGAGAAAATGGTCCGGTTTATGGATGAAAACCTGTCCGTCGGTATGGCCGGCGCGCAGTTGGTTAAAGAAAACGGAGAGCCGCAAAACTCATTCGATAATTTCCCCGGAATTATTTCCACCTTGTTCAATAAAAGCGTGTTACGGTTGCTATTCCCATCCAGCTATGCTGGTAAAAATATCGCCCGTGATGAGGGTATCCCTTTTGAAGTGGAATCGCTGGTCGGCGCCTGCATGATAATCCGGCCTTCGGCGTTGGACAAGACAGGCTGGTTTGACCAGGATTATTTCGTTTTCCTGGAAGAAACAGATTTATGCCTCAGGATGCGCAAAGCTGGTCTGAAAGTAATGGTTATCCCTCAAGCCAAGGTGTTCCATTTCCAGGGCGAAACTAAAAAACAGACCCTGATACCGGCAAAAGTGGAATATCTCGTGTCTCTTTACAAATATTTTCGCAAGAATAGTTCTCTTTCTGTTTACCGGATAATCAGGATCACTTATCCTTTCCGTTTATTATGCCAGTCTGTTTTTACCTTTATAGGGTGTGTCTTTACCATCGGGCTGGTTAAACATGTAAGAATTCAATGCTATACATATTCTTATCTTTTCCTTTGGCATCTTTTATGGTGCCCTGAAGAGATGAGCCTGAAAGGAATCAGCGAAAAACTTAAGCAAATGCCCAAAACCGTGCCTATTAAGTGGGTTATCCAGGATGTCTATCTGGATACGGATGATTTGCCGGTAGAGCTTGATATAAACCGGATGCCTTACAAACAGGGGTTTGAAAGCACATTGCTGAAAGAGACCAGGCTAAAAAGGCTGGTAAGATTTAAAACCCCCTTGGGGCGCAGTTACCTTATAAAAATGTATAAGGATATTCATCCTTTCAGTTGGCTGAAAAACAGGGTAAGCGGAGATAAAGCAATGAGGGATTTGGTTCTTGCCAGGAAGATTTCTTATCTTGGCATTCCCAATGTCGTTCCCGTGGCCGTCGGATTTAACGACAAATTGCCATGGACGCCGAAGTATTATATCGCGGTAACGAGAGAACTTGAAAATGCCTGCGGATTAAACAACTACCTTTCGCGCCATCCGCTTGCGGCATACCTGCCGTATAATCAGAACATAAGGAGAAGGGTGGTTAAGGCTTGGGGACAGATGGCAGGCAAGATACATCAGCGTGGAATCCTGCAAGATGATTTTGACCCTAACAATATTGTCCTGCAGTTTAAAGGGGGAGACGCAGAGTTCTATCTTTTCCTGGTGGATTTTGAAAGGGTAAAAATACTTAAAAAGCTTTTGCTTAACCAGCAAATACACAGTCTGGCAAAACTGAGCCGTTTAAGCGTAGGGATTAACAATACGGACCGCCTGACATTTTTAAAGGGCTATCTTAATACGGATAATAAAACAATAATCAAAACATGGATAAAACAGATTAAAAAAGAGTATGATAATAACAAGCTAAAAGATTATTTATGGGCGGAAAAAGTAAGCCTTTTGGAAAGCAGCCGTATCGGAAGGCATAACACCAAAGAGTTCACGGTATTCTACCGTAAGAAATATCCGGAGAATATGAGGCCGGGTTTTAACGAAAGCGAAATTATTGCTTTGCTTCGGCGAATAAAAGAGGGGAATACCGTTTTCGGCCCTTTTATGTTTATCAGGGGAAATAAAGAAGTCGTTGGGTTGTCGGCAAAAGCGTTCCCCCATTACAAAACAGCAAAAAATATATGGCAAAATCTGAATGCTTTATTGAGGATTTATACCGTGCCGGCACTTCCGGTTGCGTTGATAAAGGATAAAAAGAGTTTTAATAAAGGAATAATCGTCTTCGAGCCGATAAACCTAAATCGCTATGTTTCCGGGTTCTTCGTCAATCCAAAGATTCAAGAAAGATTGACAGGAATAAATAATATTGGTATAAAGTGA
- a CDS encoding thioredoxin family protein, whose protein sequence is MVKKSVIGGIIAALLICVTQSALFAGDGWLTSFDKGKEIAKKEKKDIIVDFTGSDWCGWCIQLHEEVFSTDKWKKEGSKKYVMVSLDFPRNKQMPEDEKKANDKLMKLFGVEGFPTIFLVDSDGKPYAKTGYQKGGPENYLKHLGELSKQKETRDNIMSEIKKAEKEESLKLLDELIGKLKEWGVDGAYVETKEEIVGLDSDNKNGMKLKYSVELTYYYRKAGEPDKSNAYLNEVEKLSEGEASSIKMDFKIEEIEAKYLQGQKPDFEGAKKALNELIKDNKKGKIAQKVYFEIAGIDYQLKNNEACIKDLENALNAAPDSELASQIKGILKEKFNK, encoded by the coding sequence ATGGTGAAGAAAAGCGTTATCGGCGGAATAATCGCTGCGTTACTAATTTGCGTAACGCAATCCGCGCTTTTTGCCGGAGACGGGTGGCTTACTTCGTTTGATAAAGGCAAGGAAATTGCCAAGAAGGAGAAGAAAGACATCATCGTTGATTTTACCGGCTCTGATTGGTGCGGCTGGTGCATCCAGTTGCATGAAGAAGTGTTTTCAACCGATAAGTGGAAAAAAGAAGGTTCCAAAAAATATGTTATGGTCAGCCTGGATTTCCCCCGCAACAAGCAAATGCCTGAAGATGAAAAGAAAGCTAATGATAAGTTAATGAAACTGTTCGGTGTAGAAGGCTTCCCGACTATTTTCCTGGTTGATTCGGATGGCAAACCCTATGCCAAGACCGGTTACCAGAAGGGCGGGCCGGAAAATTATCTCAAGCACTTGGGCGAGCTTTCCAAGCAAAAAGAAACAAGAGATAATATAATGTCCGAAATAAAGAAAGCAGAAAAAGAAGAAAGCCTTAAATTGCTGGATGAGCTTATAGGCAAGCTTAAGGAGTGGGGTGTTGATGGGGCTTATGTTGAGACAAAAGAAGAAATTGTCGGCCTGGATTCGGACAATAAAAACGGGATGAAACTTAAATATTCCGTAGAACTTACATATTATTACCGCAAAGCAGGGGAACCCGATAAGAGTAATGCGTATCTGAATGAAGTGGAAAAATTAAGCGAAGGTGAAGCCTCTAGTATAAAAATGGATTTTAAGATAGAGGAAATAGAAGCGAAATACCTCCAAGGGCAGAAACCTGATTTCGAAGGCGCAAAAAAGGCTTTGAACGAGCTTATTAAAGACAACAAAAAAGGGAAAATTGCGCAAAAGGTTTATTTTGAGATTGCCGGAATAGATTATCAGCTTAAGAATAACGAAGCGTGCATTAAGGATTTGGAAAACGCCTTAAATGCCGCCCCTGATTCAGAGCTTGCCAGCCAGATTAAAGGTATATTAAAGGAAAAGTTTAATAAATAA